In the genome of Desulfuromonas sp. DDH964, one region contains:
- the trmB gene encoding tRNA (guanosine(46)-N7)-methyltransferase TrmB: MTQRIIPIDSALFVPEEVLATSADLSGLFSRKAPLELEIGCGIGDFILQLAREKPESNFLAIDIYNKGCLKTCRRLEKEGLDNVRVLRLEARYLLVHFCKPGELAAIYINCPDPWPKKRHRKRRLVNRDFLQTLLYHLAPTGELFFSSDIADYAAEVAEQIATLPGFRNRLPAPVVTDLPGYPRSKYMRRFLEHGQPIHFLHAYRDPCWLADPAELPAVQTGFRVRWSNAGNG, encoded by the coding sequence ATGACCCAGCGAATCATCCCGATCGATTCAGCACTCTTCGTCCCTGAAGAGGTCCTCGCTACCAGCGCTGATCTCTCCGGTCTCTTTTCCCGCAAGGCTCCGCTGGAGCTGGAAATCGGCTGTGGCATCGGCGACTTCATCCTGCAGTTGGCGAGGGAAAAACCCGAGTCCAATTTCCTCGCTATCGACATTTACAACAAGGGTTGCCTGAAAACCTGCCGCCGCCTGGAAAAAGAGGGCCTCGACAACGTCCGCGTCCTGCGCCTCGAAGCCCGTTACCTTCTCGTTCACTTCTGCAAGCCCGGCGAGCTGGCGGCAATCTACATCAACTGTCCCGACCCCTGGCCCAAGAAACGTCACCGCAAGCGGCGCCTGGTCAACCGGGATTTCCTGCAAACCCTCCTCTATCACCTGGCGCCGACCGGTGAGCTCTTCTTCAGCAGCGACATAGCCGACTATGCCGCCGAGGTCGCCGAGCAGATCGCGACCCTCCCCGGGTTTCGCAACCGCCTCCCGGCCCCGGTCGTCACCGACCTGCCGGGCTACCCCCGCTCCAAGTACATGCGCCGCTTCCTCGAGCACGGCCAGCCGATCCACTTTCTCCACGCTTACCGCGACCCGTGCTGGCTGGCCGACCCGGCCGAACTGCCGGCGGTGCAAACCGGATTCAGGGTTCGCTGGAGCAACGCCGGCAATGGCTGA